TCTAATGAGCAAAGTTAAAAAGCAAGAGCATCATCAATAAAAGCCAGAATCAAGAAAGGGTATAATTTGGGGATTCAAATGTATGAGAATTTTATAATAAGAATTGTTAGCGAGATTTATGACTGTGATAAAGGATTATGTACTGCATGTAGATTTTACCCAGGAATTTAGATGTTTGATCTTGAATAGTTCACTTAACCCCTCTGGATCTCAGTCTCCCCATAATAAAGTAGGTTGGAAATGTTCCTAGAATTGTATTAAATAATCTAGAATATTTCAAAGTACTTAACAGAATGTCTTCCACTGAGTGAGGACTTAACAGGTGCTGacaagtttcttattttttcatatgcaTCTACAAGAGGATAGTGAATTGATAGCCTTGTCTCTGTTACTCACTAAAGAATGCTGATAGTCTAAACACACAGAATTGGGAACATGTGAATCTCACTTGTATGTAATTGTGTACATGATAATATAATGTACACATTATACATTCTGATACCTAGCGCATTCCTTCTTCCACTTTGTTTCCCTGGACCCTATTCTTTCACTCCCATATCATAATATTTCCTTCAGCCCAAGAGTAGGAACCACCccgcctgcccacccccccttccccccccccccccccccgcagtgaGCTCTGCTCTCTACATTCACTCCTCACTAACCTGTCCTGTCCATTCATAGAGCTGCTTCCTCTTCCGTTGTGGTTTCTGTCTGGCAATTTTACTTCCAAGTACAAAGCCACCAACCGAAACCAATAGCCGTGTGAAAGTTCTAGGTTTTTTGCAGACTCTCCTAGGAGAggccttgttttcttctttttctcctggtGGCTATTTTTGGACATGAGGGGATGTCCCTGCTACAATGATGTAATGGTGGCAataggggaaaaggaaagagaaaggatcaTTTTACTCTGTGGCCTGTCATGATATTTACAAAGGAAGAGTGCCACCTACAGGCCTAAGAAGGACAAAGATAGTGACCAAGTCTGGAGATCTGGCTTGTGTTCTAAGTGCAAATCTGCAGATTTTTCTCAAGAGCAAAAAAGTCTCCTATCTGGAAAGAACTGACTCTAATAGTATAATAGGTCAATTTCtgtagtttttatatatttttgaaaaaagacaTACTTTTCTTAGAGAGTTGGTagcttcacagcaaaattgacTACAAGATAAGGAGATTTTTCACATACTCCCTAGTTCTGTATTTGCATAATCTCCCCTATCATCAACATTCCCTCACCAGATGGAACAGTGGTTACAATTGCTTccaaccttggggcacctgggtggctcagtcagttgagtgtctgactttggctcaggtcatgatcttgtggtctgatctgtgagtctgagccccacatcgggctctctgctgacagctcagagcctggaccctgcttcagattctgtctccctctctctctgcccctcccccactcatactctgtttctctctctctctctctctctctcaaaaataaacatttaaaaaattaaaaaaaaataattgcttccAACCGTGTAACTGTTAGCTCTTAAGGTTGTGAACgtgtcttaaatatttcaatgaTCTGTGGCACTCCAAAGCTCAACCTTGGAGCAGTCCAACAAAACCTTATTCCTTAGTATTTATTCTCTCATTGTTTTTCATGAGTATCACACAAGAAGCATTGACATTGATATCGTGGAAGTGTCATGTGATACTTCATGTGATATTGTGTCAGTGTGTCAAACGTCGGGATAACGGGGCTCCGTGATTGGAGGAGTCTATCTCCATTGATTTCTGGGTCTCAAGGTCATCTTGGGAGAGGTGGCCTTTGCTTACCTGTGAGCTGTCATTGGCTGTCTTGTGGACGTTGCTTGTATCTGAGCCTCAATATTATACAGGCTCTGGGAATTAAATAGAAGTagatcatattttataatttaattctaCAAAACCTACCAAAACTTCAATAATTATATCTAGtactaaacagaaaaaaaatattttgacagtgCCTTCAAGAGTATCTGGAGGCAGGTGCAGTTAAAACTTATATTCTCATCAACACAGCATTAAAATCCAGGACACTAAAAACAAATGTCAagtaaataagatatttttacaaTTGCTGTTAGcaatttggaattattttaaatatttgaatacattgaAATCATTAATATCTCTTTTTAGAAATTGATAATTTGCATATTtggtttacattttataattaatataagtaaatacattatAAGTTACTCATCACATTTAGTTATACATTTAAGCATCAATGGATTTAAAATTTAGCctgtagtttaaaatttttagtcaTTATTATCCCTGTacttataaagaataaaaagagtaactttacactCTCTTTTGTATGTACAAAACTCAGATATAAATAGAGTATAAACTATATATAGAGagtataaactatatatattatatatataatatatatatataatatattatatatatatggtatctGCGCTATTAATATCTTGGATggttcaataaaaaaagaaaaagactctgGACACATGGAccaataatgaaaataacatataTGGTTGGAAACAGTGCTCTAAACCCGTGTAGAAAGTACATAAaggaaatcaaaaacagaagTGGAAAGTAAGGGCAACCTTCAGAAAGTGAAAACTACTATGTTCCCTACTTAAGCCACACGCACAAGGGAAGATGTTCAGAGAACCTAGAGCCACGGGTCACAGAGTCGCCCACCCCAGCCAGGCCAACAGCATCTGCAAGATCCCCAATGGCGCTGCCCTCTTCCTTCTTGGTGGCCCTGGTGGCGCTGGGCTGCAACTCCGTCTGCTCTCTGGGCTGTGACCTGCCTCAGACCCACGGCCTGCTGAACAGGAGGGCCTTGACGCTCCTGGGACAAATGAGGAGACTGCCTGCCAGCTCCTGCCAGAAGGACAGAAATGACTTCGCCTTCCCCCAGGAGGTGTTTGGTGGAGACCAGTCCCACAGGGCCCAAGCCCTCTCTGTGGTGCACGTGACGAACCAGAAGATCTTCCACTTCTTCTGCACAGAGGCGTCCTCGTCTGCTGCTTGGAACACCACCCTCCTGGAGGAATTCTGCATGGGACTTGATCGGCAGCTGACCCACCTGGAAGCCTGTGTCATGcaggaggcgggggagggagaggctccCCTCACGAACGAGGACTCCATCCTGAGGAGCTACTTCCAAAGACTCTCCCTCTACCTGCAAGAGAAGAAATACAGCCCTTGTGCCTGGGAGATCGTCAGAGAAGAAATCATGAGATCCTTGTATTATTCATCAATAGCCTTGCAGAAAAGATTAAGGAGCGAGAAATGAGACCTATTCAACATGGAAATGATTCTCACTGACTAATAATACACACTTTCCACGTGTTCTGCCATGTCAAAGACTCTGATTTCTGCTGTAATGGCGACAAGAATGTAGTcaatttgtcaaatgttttcaagGAGTATTAAGTAACATCATGCCTACTCTACAATCACTAGTTGCTTACAGATGACCATGCTGatgtctatttatctatttatatatttatttacttaactaTGTATAATGTATAAGTTATTTCAAGTAATACTATGTGTACCTTTATGTTGcagtaatataataaaatgaattcttaatatttagtaagcatatctttttttatttcacttttactgCAGGAAGTGTTTGTAAAAAGTAACCAAGCCTAATGGTGCGACTTGATTGAAAAATGGACAACAAAATTCATTTACCCATCAGATTCTATTAAAATCAGAGGTAACAACTGACTTCCTCTAAGGCAAGTTGTTCGTCGCCCTTAGGACATGGGACACAGTAAATACAGTTCCTGCTGTCTTTATCTTCGATTTTCATAGGGACAGAAATCCAAAAACAATAATCATGCTTAATATTACAttgaagaagggaaagaagtgaATTCATTCAACTGATGCTACAGTGAGGAATGTCAGGAATAAAAGTGAAAGCTGTCAGTCTCCTCTACAGTTGACTGGTCGACCTGGAAGTGCCCATACCCGTTGTAGTGGATAGGTGAGCTTGTATTTTACAAAGAACGCCGTGGCTAGAGGTCCATTCTAGTCCTGGGAAGCCAGAAACAGAGGTGGTCATGGGGTGAGACAGTGTAGTGTGACAAAAAGACTTCTGTTGATTCTAAGaaaaagcaggggagagaagagccACAAAGGATAGGCAGGTATACTGGCCAGGAGAACTGGTTTGGTGGAATTAATAAGTAGAAACCACACTGGAGAATGTGGTAACATAAATAAGAGAAGTTAGTTCCTCTGAAGTGGAGAAGAATATAGTGTGGGTTCTCAGAAAATAATGTGGGTTAGTTTTTCTGTGCAGGGTTTTCCCTTTTGTGCCATATGTTTTTCGTGAGTGATTTCATGGATTTAATGTACCAGTAAATCGTATTAATGGATTtagtattatatttcttttgagtCATGACTTACTGAATTACTTAAATTGTTTATCCTTTCTTGGTTATTACTACCTTGTGTATCAGCAAGGTGATCAACCTTAAGAATTCACTAGGCAAGAAGAGATAATTAATGTAATCCTTCATCAAAATATCTATTACCACTGATACAATAATATTTCCTGGAATTATTGGCTTTATTAACTAATTTGCTTACCTTTCGTATTGTGACAGTGGTTTACTACAGCCACTTTATAGCACGTTTCACCTTCTAGGAGAATTTGATATGATAAGAATTCTTTAACGGTACTCACTGGTAATTTCTCCCAGTTTTACGAACATTACAATCTTTGGTAGATCCCAAAATAACACAATTATCATGGACACGAAGACTGAcagacttttgggg
This DNA window, taken from Acinonyx jubatus isolate Ajub_Pintada_27869175 chromosome D4, VMU_Ajub_asm_v1.0, whole genome shotgun sequence, encodes the following:
- the LOC106971015 gene encoding interferon alpha-like — protein: MALPSSFLVALVALGCNSVCSLGCDLPQTHGLLNRRALTLLGQMRRLPASSCQKDRNDFAFPQEVFGGDQSHRAQALSVVHVTNQKIFHFFCTEASSSAAWNTTLLEEFCMGLDRQLTHLEACVMQEAGEGEAPLTNEDSILRSYFQRLSLYLQEKKYSPCAWEIVREEIMRSLYYSSIALQKRLRSEK